One genomic region from Polyangiaceae bacterium encodes:
- a CDS encoding class I SAM-dependent DNA methyltransferase codes for MSKRLSQQQLESYLWGAATILRGLVDAGDYKQFIFPLVFYKRLSDVWDEDFARALDAYDGDEELAKTEADERVVVPAGAHWNEARSVAKNVGRALHNAMRAIEAANPDRLDGIFGDAPWTNKDRLPDHTLKNLLEHFSSQTLSIERVPEDSLGDGYEYLVGKFADDGGSTAQEFYTNRTLVHLMATMLRPQEGESIYDPTCGTGGMLISALAQVKRAGGEHRTLRLYGQERNHMTASIARMNLVLHGVEDFDIQRGDTLERPRFIEGDGLRTFDVVLANPPYSIKRWNRDAWQSDPWGRSFLGTPPQGRADYAFLQHILKSMSPSSGRCAILFPHGVLFRREEAEMRRKLVAADLIECVLGLGPNLFFNSPMEACVLFCRSRKPAARAGRIIFIDAVTEIAQERGASFLQPKHQRRIAEAYAAFESRDGFARVVAIPEVEKNGCNLSLPLYVERDQSAGAGSEERELRNLSTSLRQQT; via the coding sequence ATGAGCAAGCGACTCTCCCAGCAGCAGCTCGAGTCGTATCTGTGGGGCGCCGCCACCATCTTGCGCGGTCTGGTGGATGCGGGCGACTACAAGCAGTTCATTTTCCCGCTCGTGTTCTACAAGCGGCTCTCAGACGTCTGGGACGAGGACTTCGCCCGCGCGCTCGACGCATACGACGGCGACGAGGAGCTGGCAAAGACCGAGGCCGACGAGCGCGTCGTGGTGCCTGCCGGGGCTCACTGGAACGAAGCGCGGTCGGTCGCCAAGAACGTCGGCCGGGCCCTCCACAACGCCATGCGCGCCATCGAGGCAGCCAACCCCGATCGTCTGGACGGCATCTTCGGCGACGCACCGTGGACCAACAAGGATCGCCTGCCGGACCATACGCTCAAGAACCTGCTCGAGCACTTCTCCAGCCAGACGCTCTCCATCGAGCGCGTGCCCGAGGACTCACTCGGCGATGGCTACGAGTACCTGGTCGGCAAGTTCGCCGATGACGGCGGCAGCACAGCTCAGGAGTTCTACACCAACCGCACCCTGGTCCACCTGATGGCCACGATGCTGCGCCCCCAGGAAGGCGAGAGCATATACGACCCGACCTGCGGCACCGGCGGCATGCTCATCTCCGCACTGGCCCAGGTGAAGAGGGCCGGCGGCGAGCACCGGACGCTCCGTCTCTACGGGCAGGAGCGCAACCACATGACAGCCTCGATCGCCCGCATGAACCTCGTGCTTCACGGGGTCGAGGACTTCGACATCCAGCGCGGCGACACCCTGGAGCGCCCGCGCTTCATCGAGGGCGATGGCCTGCGCACCTTCGATGTGGTCCTCGCCAATCCGCCGTACTCCATCAAACGCTGGAACCGGGATGCGTGGCAGTCGGACCCGTGGGGCCGTAGCTTCCTGGGCACGCCACCCCAGGGGCGTGCCGACTACGCCTTTCTTCAACACATACTAAAGAGCATGAGCCCAAGCAGCGGGCGATGCGCCATTCTCTTCCCGCACGGTGTGCTTTTCCGCAGAGAGGAAGCTGAGATGCGCCGCAAGCTGGTTGCGGCAGACTTGATCGAGTGCGTACTCGGGCTGGGTCCGAACCTATTCTTCAACTCGCCGATGGAGGCATGCGTCCTGTTCTGTCGAAGTCGGAAACCGGCCGCCCGCGCGGGGCGCATCATCTTCATCGATGCCGTGACAGAGATCGCTCAGGAACGCGGTGCGAGTTTTCTGCAACCCAAACATCAGAGGCGAATCGCCGAGGCGTACGCTGCTTTCGAAAGCCGGGACGGATTCGCAAGGGTGGTCGCCATACCAGAGGTGGAGAAGAACGGGTGCAATCTGTCGTTGCCGCTCTATGTCGAACGGGATCAGTCAGCCGGAGCCGGCTCTGAAGAACGAGAACTCCGGAACCTGTCAACGAGTTTGAGACAGCAGACATGA
- a CDS encoding recombinase family protein, whose translation MQGVCCAGWGSRSSTIIIYFDEAQSGSVRSRPGLEALKKAAEDKQFDALLVDDSSRLSRDNQHFNTLLCLFQYWGISLISVSDGLDMREEHAKVAYQFGGIINELYLTDLKKDAPRTNGAGATRVFCGQPRLSYTTVPEGESNDRRAALRADGFKLVIIPEEARIIQRIFQEFIEGKAVTKIPKRLNQDRVPTQGAAQGRMELSTVSRILKRRKVHPGVSSGIGPRRSGPAFTGKMRQVDRPKEEWVIQERKDIRIIPDEQWDAAQARWREIDGVFPRKRGKKGSRASARATSSRIRRICCPAR comes from the coding sequence GTGCAGGGGGTTTGCTGCGCGGGATGGGGATCACGATCCTCGACAATCATCATCTACTTCGATGAGGCGCAGTCTGGGTCTGTCCGGTCGCGGCCGGGCCTCGAAGCGCTGAAGAAGGCTGCGGAGGACAAGCAGTTCGACGCGCTGCTGGTCGACGACTCCTCGCGCCTTTCTCGCGACAACCAGCACTTCAATACGCTGCTTTGCCTGTTTCAGTACTGGGGCATCAGCTTGATCTCCGTAAGCGACGGGCTCGACATGCGCGAGGAGCACGCCAAGGTCGCTTACCAGTTCGGGGGCATCATCAACGAGCTGTATCTCACCGATCTCAAGAAAGACGCACCGCGGACAAATGGGGCAGGTGCTACGCGGGTTTTCTGTGGGCAGCCGCGGCTGAGCTACACTACCGTCCCCGAAGGGGAGTCGAACGACAGAAGGGCCGCCCTACGCGCCGATGGCTTCAAGCTCGTGATCATTCCGGAAGAAGCACGGATCATTCAGCGCATCTTTCAGGAGTTCATCGAGGGCAAAGCGGTCACGAAGATCCCGAAGCGGCTCAACCAGGACCGAGTGCCCACCCAAGGTGCGGCTCAAGGGCGGATGGAACTCTCGACCGTGTCCCGCATCCTGAAAAGACGAAAAGTACATCCGGGCGTTTCATCTGGAATCGGACCACGACGCTCAGGACCCGCTTTCACCGGCAAGATGCGGCAGGTCGATCGTCCCAAGGAAGAGTGGGTCATCCAAGAGCGCAAAGACATCCGCATCATCCCGGACGAACAGTGGGACGCGGCGCAAGCTCGTTGGCGCGAGATTGACGGCGTGTTCCCGCGCAAGCGGGGCAAGAAGGGTTCGAGGGCAAGCGCAAGAGCTACGTCGAGTCGCATCCGACGCATCTGCTGTCCGGCGCGCTGA
- a CDS encoding DDE-type integrase/transposase/recombinase, translating into MDSPYRRCTARSWIEACTSPRCARCIASWPRQEKRERDAIRGHRKSHEKPSLTATAPNQVWTWDITKLAMVQLGNFLHLYVIIDLFSRYVVGWMVANKECKHLAAQLFAETITRHGVEPGLQVHADRGAAMKSDTLAQLLASLGVQRSFSRPHVSDDNAFSEAQFKTLKYQPDCPRRFENELHAAPGWRYVSSAGTTTSITTLGSRSSRRRTSSLDASSRCELSDKPHWMRCTRSTRNGSCEERRACYPRAGQHQSGCLARR; encoded by the coding sequence GTGGATAGCCCGTACCGGAGGTGTACGGCACGCTCCTGGATCGAGGCGTGTACCTCGCCTCGATGCGCACGATGTATCGCGTCCTGGCCGAGACAGGAGAAACGCGAGAGAGACGCAATCAGAGGCCACCGCAAGAGCCACGAAAAGCCCTCACTGACGGCGACGGCACCCAATCAAGTATGGACGTGGGACATCACCAAGCTCGCCATGGTGCAACTTGGGAACTTCCTGCACCTGTACGTGATCATCGACCTGTTCAGCCGCTACGTAGTCGGTTGGATGGTGGCCAACAAGGAGTGCAAGCACCTCGCGGCGCAGCTGTTCGCCGAGACCATCACTCGCCACGGTGTCGAGCCAGGCCTGCAGGTCCACGCTGACCGTGGCGCCGCCATGAAAAGCGACACGCTGGCACAATTGCTGGCGTCGCTCGGAGTACAACGCAGCTTCAGTCGGCCGCACGTGTCGGACGACAATGCCTTCAGCGAGGCGCAGTTCAAGACGCTGAAGTATCAGCCTGACTGCCCACGCCGGTTCGAAAACGAGCTACATGCCGCGCCTGGTTGGCGCTACGTTTCTTCGGCTGGCACAACGACGAGCATCACCACTCTGGGCTCGCGTTCTTCACGCCGGCGGACGTCTTCTTTGGACGCTTCGAGCAGGTGCGAGCTGTCCGACAAGCCGCACTGGATGCGATGTACGCGAAGCACCCGGAACGGTTCGTGCGAGGAGCGCCGCGCGTGCTACCCCCGCGCAGGTCAGCATCAATCCGGTTGTCTCGCCAGGCGCTGA
- a CDS encoding TIGR01777 family oxidoreductase, translating to MASVVVSGATGFIGKRLVALLAARGDVVTVLSRRSDATPPPGGKTVAWDPLQPGDWFEALRSADAVVHLAGEQAVGQRWTSAVKQRIRDSRVRSTENLVQAMARAEPRPQTFICASAVGYYGAREGDDVVDESSPAGDDFLARVCAEWEAAAGSAGDLGVRVVHARIGIVLGPGGGALGEMVKPFRAFAGGPIGSGRQVVSWVSLEDAARIFLCCLDDSTIEGAVNVVAPNPVTNAELAKTLGDVLGRPAWVRAPAFALRARFGEGADPLLTGQRVSPRVLQAHGFRWQHADLRQALEAALP from the coding sequence ATGGCAAGCGTGGTAGTCAGCGGTGCGACGGGTTTCATCGGCAAGCGCCTGGTCGCCTTGCTCGCCGCGCGCGGCGACGTCGTCACGGTCCTGAGCCGGCGCTCGGATGCGACCCCCCCGCCCGGAGGAAAGACGGTGGCGTGGGATCCCTTGCAGCCGGGCGACTGGTTCGAGGCGCTGCGCAGCGCGGACGCGGTCGTGCATTTGGCGGGCGAGCAAGCGGTGGGGCAGCGCTGGACCTCCGCGGTGAAGCAACGCATTCGCGACAGTCGAGTGCGGAGCACCGAGAACCTGGTGCAGGCGATGGCACGCGCGGAGCCCAGGCCGCAGACCTTCATCTGCGCGTCGGCGGTCGGCTACTACGGCGCGCGAGAAGGAGACGACGTCGTCGACGAATCGTCGCCCGCGGGCGACGACTTCTTGGCTCGAGTGTGCGCCGAGTGGGAAGCGGCGGCCGGGAGCGCCGGGGACCTCGGCGTGCGCGTCGTCCATGCGCGGATCGGCATCGTGCTCGGCCCAGGCGGCGGGGCGCTCGGCGAAATGGTCAAGCCCTTCCGCGCCTTCGCGGGCGGCCCCATCGGCTCGGGCCGGCAAGTGGTGTCGTGGGTGTCGCTGGAAGACGCTGCGCGCATCTTCTTGTGTTGCCTCGACGACTCGACGATCGAAGGCGCTGTGAACGTCGTGGCGCCAAACCCCGTGACCAACGCGGAGCTGGCAAAAACCCTCGGTGACGTATTGGGGCGTCCCGCCTGGGTGCGCGCGCCGGCCTTTGCCTTGCGCGCGCGCTTCGGTGAAGGCGCAGATCCACTGTTGACGGGACAGCGCGTCTCACCCCGCGTGCTGCAGGCCCACGGCTTTCGTTGGCAGCACGCTGATCTGCGCCAGGCGCTGGAGGCGGCATTGCCGTAG
- a CDS encoding FHA domain-containing protein, with translation MSHARPSTVRLRYRGADVFLALGQYLVGRSASCQIVLDHPRVSRRHARLTLDGDRVAVTDLGSVNGIYVNGERVSGSRDLQNGDQLLIGGEQLEITIESTPTPSRVAETQGGLGSIPPAPPSTSWDAVTGGVGTQKADVFDLVGKIADRSLAEGKSEEAESLLRAHLGKVLEQAKRSGQVADTTRGAALHYALELARALEQPRWLDYTVDLLCYCKVLVPEALARDIQSSLAKIPGADLDKLDGYLKFLEGLPPSLERAQAITRVQGLRRVAASKQ, from the coding sequence ATGAGCCACGCACGTCCGAGCACCGTTCGCCTGCGATATCGAGGGGCGGACGTCTTTTTGGCGCTCGGGCAATATCTGGTGGGACGTAGCGCGTCCTGCCAGATCGTCCTCGACCATCCACGCGTTTCCCGACGCCACGCACGGCTCACGCTGGATGGCGATCGCGTAGCGGTGACGGATCTGGGCAGTGTCAACGGCATCTACGTCAACGGCGAGCGCGTGAGCGGATCGCGCGACCTGCAAAACGGGGATCAGCTGCTGATCGGCGGGGAGCAGCTGGAGATCACCATCGAAAGCACTCCGACGCCCAGTCGCGTCGCAGAAACTCAAGGCGGCTTGGGCAGCATTCCCCCAGCGCCGCCGAGCACGAGCTGGGACGCGGTCACGGGCGGCGTGGGAACGCAGAAGGCTGACGTCTTCGACCTCGTTGGCAAGATAGCCGATCGCTCTTTGGCCGAGGGGAAGAGCGAAGAGGCAGAAAGCCTACTGCGCGCCCATCTCGGAAAGGTGCTGGAGCAGGCCAAGCGTAGCGGACAGGTGGCGGACACTACTCGTGGCGCGGCCTTGCACTACGCGCTCGAGCTCGCGCGCGCCCTCGAGCAACCGCGGTGGCTCGACTACACGGTGGATCTGCTGTGCTACTGCAAGGTGCTCGTGCCCGAGGCCCTCGCGCGCGACATCCAGTCGTCCCTCGCAAAGATCCCAGGGGCGGACCTCGACAAGTTGGACGGCTACTTGAAGTTCCTGGAGGGCTTGCCTCCCAGCTTGGAACGCGCGCAAGCCATCACCCGCGTGCAAGGACTGCGGCGCGTCGCCGCCAGCAAGCAATAG
- a CDS encoding TauD/TfdA family dioxygenase has protein sequence MAYRSLVRQTLHYFARPHAGLPSGPIESPAAWRAKELAAEPALRLSAEETQEIERAVDRVLGKRTALAKLRRQDFDWPDLEARARGWRSTLDCGSGVVLIRGLPTTRWSEQQCEAFFWGLGLTLGVPGAQNPEGHLLGHVRDEREDVDAVAVRQYRTRAHIPFHCDAADVVGLLCVKAAKHGGESAIASSVSVFNELWRRDPALCRRLFEPYFLDTKAEGGLRAFPITPARHVDGVLRTFYHSDYFRTAPRHREVPALDERSLALLDAYDEIASSDEFCLRMRLEPGDVQLISNHFVVHSRTAYEDHEDPAERRHLLRLWLSLPHRPSLLDRVRTERARFALLADLARHRWRQRGS, from the coding sequence ATGGCCTATCGCAGCCTCGTTCGTCAGACCCTTCACTACTTTGCACGGCCCCACGCCGGGCTTCCTTCGGGGCCCATCGAGAGTCCGGCGGCTTGGCGCGCGAAGGAGCTCGCGGCCGAGCCTGCGCTGCGGCTTTCCGCTGAAGAAACCCAGGAGATCGAGCGGGCTGTGGACCGCGTCTTGGGCAAACGCACCGCGCTTGCCAAGCTGCGTCGTCAGGACTTCGATTGGCCCGACCTCGAGGCGCGAGCGCGGGGGTGGCGCAGCACTTTGGATTGCGGAAGCGGCGTGGTGCTCATCCGCGGTTTGCCGACCACACGTTGGAGCGAGCAGCAGTGTGAAGCCTTCTTCTGGGGTCTGGGGCTGACCCTGGGAGTGCCCGGCGCGCAGAACCCCGAGGGACACCTGCTGGGTCACGTGCGCGACGAGCGCGAAGACGTCGACGCCGTGGCGGTGCGACAGTACCGGACGCGGGCACACATTCCGTTTCACTGTGACGCAGCCGACGTCGTGGGGCTCTTGTGCGTGAAGGCGGCAAAGCACGGTGGGGAGAGCGCCATCGCGAGCAGCGTGAGCGTGTTCAACGAGCTGTGGCGGCGCGATCCCGCGCTCTGTCGGCGACTGTTCGAGCCCTACTTTCTGGACACCAAGGCCGAAGGCGGCCTGCGCGCCTTTCCGATCACGCCGGCGCGCCACGTGGACGGTGTGCTGCGCACGTTCTACCACTCGGACTACTTCCGCACGGCGCCTCGTCATCGCGAAGTGCCCGCTCTCGACGAGCGCAGCCTTGCCCTGCTCGATGCCTACGACGAGATCGCCAGCTCCGACGAGTTTTGCTTGCGGATGCGCCTCGAGCCCGGCGACGTTCAGCTGATCTCGAACCACTTCGTGGTGCATTCGCGCACGGCCTACGAGGACCACGAAGACCCGGCCGAGCGTCGGCACCTGCTGCGACTTTGGCTGTCACTGCCGCACCGGCCGTCGCTGCTCGACAGAGTGCGGACCGAGCGCGCGCGTTTTGCGTTGCTCGCCGACCTGGCGCGCCATCGCTGGCGGCAGCGAGGTAGCTGA
- a CDS encoding potassium channel protein, with product MDLATRRVLSALGLLAVVIHLGAFGIWLLGEGEYSLSESVYFAIITISTVGYGELPHLDKHPLARIFTGGFIITGIGTIAYFQSTLTALLVEGVIGRVWRRRRMQAQIKHLKGHFVVAGCGRTGKYVVEELAATGRDFVVIDRNRDLLEALAVELAGKKLLYIVGDATEDHTLLDAGVLHASGIVAALSDDKDNLFVTLSTRTLNPKVRIVSKAVEIENEPKLRRAGANTCVSPNRIGGHRLVSELVRPKVTRFLDNMLRVTENLWFEEVEVPEGSRWVGQTLRDLPIRDRTNLLVVALHQVDGSYVYNPSPDLPLTAGVQLIVMGELDGVEKLRAMVGDARDSKVD from the coding sequence GTGGACCTCGCGACTCGACGCGTGCTCAGTGCCCTAGGGCTGCTCGCGGTAGTGATCCACCTGGGCGCCTTCGGCATTTGGCTGCTGGGCGAGGGCGAGTACAGCCTGTCCGAGTCCGTGTACTTCGCCATCATCACCATCTCCACGGTGGGCTACGGCGAGCTCCCCCACCTGGACAAGCATCCTCTGGCGCGCATCTTCACCGGTGGCTTCATCATCACCGGCATTGGCACCATCGCCTACTTTCAGTCCACGCTCACGGCCCTTTTGGTGGAAGGGGTCATCGGCCGAGTGTGGCGGAGACGACGCATGCAGGCACAGATCAAACACTTGAAGGGGCACTTCGTGGTGGCGGGCTGCGGCCGCACGGGCAAGTACGTGGTGGAAGAGTTGGCCGCGACCGGACGCGACTTCGTCGTCATCGATCGGAATCGGGACTTGTTGGAGGCCTTGGCGGTGGAGCTGGCCGGAAAGAAGCTGCTCTACATCGTGGGCGATGCCACCGAGGACCACACGCTGCTCGATGCTGGCGTGCTGCACGCGTCGGGTATCGTGGCCGCGCTCTCGGACGACAAGGACAACCTATTCGTCACGCTCTCGACGCGAACGCTGAATCCCAAGGTGCGCATCGTGTCCAAGGCCGTCGAGATCGAGAACGAACCCAAGCTCCGCCGCGCGGGCGCAAACACCTGCGTCAGCCCCAATCGCATCGGCGGACATCGGCTCGTGAGCGAGCTGGTACGGCCCAAAGTGACGCGCTTCTTGGACAACATGCTGCGCGTCACCGAGAACCTGTGGTTCGAGGAAGTAGAGGTGCCCGAGGGCTCGCGTTGGGTGGGGCAGACACTTCGGGACTTGCCGATCCGCGATCGAACCAACCTGCTCGTGGTCGCGTTGCACCAGGTCGATGGCAGCTACGTGTACAACCCGTCGCCGGATCT